One Mytilus trossulus isolate FHL-02 chromosome 5, PNRI_Mtr1.1.1.hap1, whole genome shotgun sequence DNA segment encodes these proteins:
- the LOC134718768 gene encoding uncharacterized protein LOC134718768, with the protein MDKLYGCPLCNIGFSKPTELKNHLDLHENQPTEFRFRCEQCPAAFINKQYLILHQASAHTEQDTSSHGEQIKSSQEEKAYKCDQCDKSFIRVGNFRTHMKWHENGEDHFKCNLCNRKFLNQESLLIHERVHSGNTPYQCGFCSKSYSTIKNLRIHQNRMHKNSKNHVCDHCTAAFTSMVKLNMHRLKHFDDPADSDELSVECSELVESTPEQYICNICNKTFLDKGWLADHKKLHELTMFPCNFCDRYFESISDLKGHEIEEHGTHRNSSKLSEGNHHKQSYKCDICNKEFMQKPLLDAHLLQHTRQKPFGCNFCSSAFQFDNELRMHLRTHKHPRPFSCKLCHARFGQHNQLKTHIRHMHTGLSGIQLTRSPSTCSTEETSTEENESDTVTVSSMMDSETDIYVLATSDEQGMSSTVSTDDEDTDNEAVKHFHPMSNRGHRETDEMNIELDSSQKGPVSFLLFGKLEDLKQNEFLYENRQTLEGKNPKISTQPDISFNKYNKFEEHLELWENGVSSTVRSLQNRMNTINQPLQGSFNSTGVGEYGRLNQAGDQMIDLPKLSNYAGTDNLLSWPSPQHITLFENIDISEFSDDSTDSKPRRRRLSGRSIMSSGSHIGLKAVNPDNSSYITKDENLNNDLSQLGHVKNSNTPNFQLKHTIDKQDTMLKFHSEKEEDVKNGASHFSLFQDMSKHTVATKGRFTKDIIRNDASSLSRMNYIEQMQNKNQNLEMYGMNPNDNLRGQFTGKGSSLLHENKTDQERKFRQNMSENLLGKYFSGKTEICKQFRPKLQSSACLSPKSNYSSDYHDNIHDDKQTQFKSFIQSHKKRIFQKSDIKKKIRNGHENSQSYDSENEISFASRDIVKKRSSPQRGFEKTKESDTCDSEVEISFKRPNIKITIRAPKETHENIDSSDNEISFSKKKKQNNGVFIKADQNVESSDNEISFSKKKKQKDGVFIKADQNVSFFLANPMLGYCSSFDECSSIDNDLADQTTIEDCSSIDSDDRKSLSSHGSYLADDSTVPDDDATPERTLSENSCSSDIESNFDHDYFWDIGYEDDNSSVENTLQGASCMYSPVSGKSEDGSILDDDNLMTDNCSSIESDIEIDIPHQKLHTKRCMKKKKIWLKKNFKFEISKINNRPFISNAFYQKDSNDETKALQSAVSNIRKEYGENNSVLEDKVASIREMVKRRYFKMKKKSSDNSSRESSIKKTSPLKTPSSSNGKLKTHKKISSTKVSQCININRLSKKNNSQSLEKSSRDTDYSSTETLSPKLDIHCVKEPTIRTFQPLVEKKVNNLDTPIVASGKMPVINSPSYKTRYAEVKIATKKLNRNSDVFNSNIGTSEKEALHTEEVITVSPPNIHDSYVRTQGLLNHSTLDISEDTTSSKRSSVKSPLYIKSPRYKTRYASQRLAKKRMRNERDNSSVKLQKPPRTSHRSPGSFSQTSTIQNTQYASSHKSTGSFRLTSPIQNTQYASSHKSTGSFRLTSPIHNTQYASLGPFFNLKSPIYKTRFATRRIAQKRIAIESGKLLEFNSRQPPKGIVYGPTPTSVGPLQAKKRKLSTKNEDLSNVTKNVKSKSQSTLQRSRPRKRNGPANRRKPPKQNGHIKPKMQNQFSTECEMVCQSPVHKVQKQNIVSQSNLETCNKLVDATVPKTRCGRPVKSPDRYKTANIIVSECTVKLNRVPRQKNTRLQRNDLQKDSPIEGFPEKEKKKSKSRKTRNNSIRKTQKNLSRDNIENFEVIGIEEAETILSNQLREQQVNSFPKQKHETISPKRKRNKLNKESTNNLSDKKKELDENCSMRNKFKRQESYDTSSIGSIAVYEGVDLDKYIGNESSDSQDNFAKNGGCDTYMSNFKMFERNSDMAGQRKTEERNKFEKYKTSSQQEISMPVSSKEFNDHTKQMTNRQQNDKTCVSEQVLPYNIQGYKAAVSEFVVPTVENTRSKCKEREKFMKELQITHDNVRDDLETVVRNTKRNNVSNKSGSIKLNKGMNQTEINKGSTFHPTCSTSYKNTNDKIADKNEVVKPCIIQKLKDKMGSIVGDLMKNSLKKNQAKKSSILKVPV; encoded by the coding sequence ATGGATAAGCTATATGGTTGTCCCTTGTGTAACATTGGATTTTCCAAGCCGACTGAACTGAAAAATCATCTTGACCTTCATGAGAATCAGCCGACTGAATTTAGATTCAGATGTGAACAGTGCCCTGCAGCATTCATTAATAAACAGTATCTTATCCTTCATCAGGCAAGTGCACACACTGAACAGGATACCTCATCACATggagaacaaataaaaagttctCAGGAGGAAAAAGCTTATAAGTGTGATCAATGTGATAAAAGTTTTATAAGGGTAGGTAATTTTAGAACACATATGAAATGGCATGAGAATGGAGAAGACCACTTCAAATGTAATCTTTGCAATCGGAAATTCCTAAATCAGGAGAGTCTCCTTATCCATGAACGAGTTCATTCAGGAAATACTCCATATCAATGTGGATTCTGTTCTAAAAGTTACTCAACCATAAAAAATCTACGTATACATCAAAATAGAATGCATAAAAACAGTAAGAATCATGTTTGTGATCACTGTACTGCGGCTTTCACATCAATGGTCAAACTAAATATGCACAGACTGAAACATTTTGATGATCCTGCTGATTCAGATGAGTTGTCGGTTGAATGTTCAGAGCTAGTAGAGTCCACACCTGAACAGTATATATGTAATATCTGCAATAAGACATTTCTAGATAAAGGATGGTTAGCAGATCACAAGAAATTACATGAACTAACAATGTTTCCATGTAATTTTTGTGACAGATACTTTGAAAGTATTTCTGATCTGAAAGGACATGAAATTGAGGAACATGGGACACACAGAAACTCATCAAAACTTTCTGAAGGAAATCATCATAAACAATCGTACAAATGTGACATTTGCAATAAAGAATTCATGCAAAAGCCTCTTTTAGATGCTCATTTATTGCAACATACACGCCAGAAGCCTTTTGGGTGTAACTTTTGCTCAAGTGCATTTCAATTTGACAATGAATTACGAATGCACTTGAGGACTCACAAGCATCCCAGACCATTTTCTTGTAAACTTTGCCATGCAAGGTTTGGACAGCACAATCAATTAAAAACTCACATCAGACATATGCATACTGGTTTGAGTGGGATTCAGCTTACAAGGTCACCTTCAACGTGTTCCACAGAGGAGACATCAACAGAAGAGAATGAGTCAGATACTGTTACAGTCTCCTCTATGATGGATTCTGAGACAGATATTTATGTTCTCGCCACCTCTGATGAACAGGGTATGTCATCTACCGTATCTACGGATGATGAGGATACAGACAACGAAGCAGTCAAACATTTTCATCCAATGTCAAATAGAGGTCATAGAGAAACTGATGAAATGAACATCGAATTAGATTCATCTCAAAAAGGTCcagtttcatttttgttatttggaaaGCTAGAGGATCTTAAACAGAATgagtttttatatgaaaatagaCAAACTTTAGAAGGAAAAAATCCCAAAATTTCAACTCAGCCAGATATTAGTTTTAATAAGTACAACAAATTTGAAGAACATTTAGAACTATGGGAAAATGGAGTGAGTAGTACTGTCAGGTCATTGCAAAATCGTATGAATACAATAAATCAGCCATTACAAGGAAGTTTCAACTCAACAGGTGTAGGTGAATATGGCAGATTGAATCAAGCTGGTGATCAAATGATAGATTTGCCGAAACTTTCTAATTATGCAGGAACTGACAATTTATTATCTTGGCCATCACCCCAGCATATCACATTATTCGAAAACATTGATATAAGTGAATTTTCTGATGACAGTACAGATTCAAAACCTAGAAGAAGGAGATTATCTGGTCGGAGTATTATGTCTTCTGGGAGTCATATTGGTTTAAAAGCTGTAAACCCAGACAATAGTTCTTACATTACCAAAGACGAGAATCTGAATAATGATTTAAGCCAGCTTGGCCATGTTAAAAATTCGAACACACCtaactttcaattaaaacatactATTGATAAACAGGATACCATGCTTAAATTTCATTCTGAAAAAGAAGAGGATGTAAAAAATGGAGCTTCACATTTTAGTCTATTTCAAGACATGTCTAAGCACACTGTTGCCACTAAAGGCAGATTTACTAAAGATATAATTCGAAATGATGCTTCTTCTTTATCTAGGATGAACTACatagaacaaatgcaaaataaaaatcagaattTAGAAATGTATGGTATGAATCCAAATGACAATCTCAGGGGACAATTTACTGGAAAGGGGTCAAGTCTTcttcatgaaaataaaactgaccAGGAAAGGAAATTTAGACAAAACATGTCAGAAAACTTATTAGGAAAATATTTCTCTGGCAAAACTGAAATCTGTAAGCAATTTCGACCCAAACTTCAATCAAGTGCTTGTCTCTCTCCAAAGTCTAATTATAGCTCGGATTACCATGACAACATTCATGATGATAAACAGACccaatttaaatcatttattcaGTCTcataaaaaaaggatttttcagAAGTCAGACATCAAGAAAAAGATTAGAAATGGTCATGAAAATTCACAAAGCTATGATAGTGAAAATGAAATAAGTTTTGCGAGTCGAGACATTGTGAAAAAAAGAAGTTCTCCTCAAAGAGgttttgaaaagacaaaagaGTCTGATACATGTGACAGTGAAGTTGAAATAAGTTTTAAGCGgccaaatattaaaataactatTAGGGCACCAAAGGAAACACATGAGAATATTGATTCTAGTGATAATGAAATTAGTTTCagtaagaagaaaaaacaaaacaatggtGTTTTTATTAAAGCTGATCAGAATGTTGAatccagtgataatgaaattagttttagtaagaagaaaaaacaaaaagatggtGTTTTTATTAAAGCTGATCAGAACGTTTCATTTTTTCTTGCAAATCCAATGTTGGGGTATTGCAGTTCTTTTGATGAATGTAGCAGCATAGATAATGACCTGGCTGATCAGACTACTATTGAAGATTGTAGTAGTATAGATAGCGATGACCGTAAATCACTGAGTAGCCATGGCAGTTATCTCGCTGATGATAGTACTGTTCCAGACGATGATGCTACACCAGAGAGGACTCTTTCTGAAAATAGCTGCTCGTCAGACATAGAAAGCAATTTTGACCACGATTATTTCTGGGATATTGGTTATGAGGACGATAATTCAAGCGTGGAAAATACCCTGCAGGGAGCTAGTTGTATGTACAGTCCTGTAAGTGGTAAATCTGAGGATGGTAGCATTTTAGACGATGATAATCTAATGACAGATAATTGCTCTAGTATAGAAAGTGATATAGAAATTGACATTCCACATCAAAAGTTGCATACTAAAAGATgcatgaagaagaaaaaaatatggttgaaaaagaatttcaaatttgaaatcagCAAAATTAACAATAGACCTTTTATATCTAATGCTTTCTATCAAAAGGATTCAAATGATGAAACTAAAGCACTTCAATCAGCTGTCTCAAACATTAGAAAAGAGTATGGTGAGAATAATTCTGTATTAGAAGACAAGGTTGCCAGTATTAGAGAAATGGTGAAAAGAAGATATTTCAAGATGAAAAAGAAATCAAGTGATAACAGTAGTAGAGAAAGTAGCATCAAGAAAACGTCTCCACTAAAGACACCCTCCTCATCAAATGGTAAACTAAAAACCCATAAAAAGATATCGTCAACAAAAGTCTCCCaatgtataaacataaatagattaagcaaaAAGAACAATTCTCAGTCGTTAGAAAAAAGTAGCAGAGATACAGATTATTCTTCTACTGAAACCCTTTCTCCAAAGTTAGATATACATTGTGTGAAAGAACCAACAATTAGGACATTTCAACCTTTAGTCGAGAAAAAGGTAAACAATCTAGACACACCTATTGTTGCATCAGGAAAAATGCCTGTAATTAATAGTCCTAGTTACAAAACCAGATATGCAGAGGTAAAGATAGCAACGAAAAAACTAAATCGTAATTCAGATGTTTTTAATTCCAATATTGGTACATCAGAGAAGGAAGCATTACACACCGAAGAAGTCATTACTGTGAGTCCACCCAATATTCATGACAGTTATGTACGCACACAAGGACTTTTAAACCATTCAACTCTGGACATTTCTGAAGATACTACAAGTTCTAAAAGATCTTCTGTAAAAAGTCCACTCTATATAAAGAGTCCAAGATATAAGACCAGATATGCATCACAAAGGCTAGCTAAAAAAAGGATGAGGAATGAAAGAGACAATAGTTCTGTTAAATTACAGAAGCCTCCACGTACATCACATAGGTCTCCAGGTTCATttagtcaaacaagtacaatacaaaacactcaataCGCCTCATCACATAAGTCTACGGGTTCATTTAGACTAACAAGTCCAATACAGAACACTCAATATGCCTCATCACATAAATCTACAGGTTCATTTAGACTAACAAGTCCAATACACAACACTCAATATGCCTCATTGGGGCCATTCTTCAATTTGAAAAGTCCAATATATAAGACAAGATTTGCAACTCGGCGAATTGCACAGAAAAGAATAGCAATTGAGTCAGGAAAATTACTTGAATTCAATTCGAGGCAGCCTCCAAAAGGAATTGTTTATGGACCTACACCAACATCAGTAGGTCCTCTACAAGCAAAGAAAAGAAAGCTATCAACAAAGAATGAAGATCTatcaaatgttacaaaaaacgTCAAAAGTAAGTCACAGTCAACGCTTCAAAGGAGTAGACCAAGGAAAAGAAATGGTCCTGCAAATCGTAGGAAACCGCCAAAACAAAATGGTCATATTAAACCCAAAATGCAAAATCAGTTTTCGACAGAATGTGAAATGGTCTGTCAAAGTCCTGTACATAAagtgcaaaaacaaaatatcgtATCACAAAGTAATTTGGAAACGTGCAATAAACTTGTAGATGCCACTGTACCAAAAACCCGATGTGGCAGACCGGTAAAATCTCCTGACAGATATAAAACTGCAAATATAATTGTAAGTGAATGTACTGTGAAATTAAACCGGGTTCCAAGACAAAAGAATACAAGATTACAACGTAATGATTTGCAAAAGGATTCCCCAATCGAAGGTTTTCCagagaaagaaaagaaaaagagcAAAAGTAGGAAAACAAGGAACAACTCAATAAGAAAAACACAGAAAAATTTATCAAgagacaacatagaaaactttgAAGTCATTGGTATTGAAGAGGCCGAAACAATACTATCCAATCAACTCAGAGAACAGCAAGTTAATAGCTTTcccaaacaaaaacatgaaacaatCTCTCCTAAAAGAAAGAGAAATAAGCTGAACAAAGAATCTACCAACAATTTATCAGATAAGAAAAAAGAACTTGATGAAAACTGCTCTATGAGAAACAAGTTTAAGAGACAAGAAAGTTATGATACAAGTAGCATAGGTAGTATAGCAGTCTATGAAGGTGTTGATTTAGACAAATATATTGGCAATGAGTCTTCAGATTCTCAGGATAATTTTGCTAAAAATGGAGGTTGTGATACTTACAtgtctaattttaaaatgtttgaacgAAATTCAGACATGGCAGGACAGAGAAAAACTGAGGaaagaaataagtttgaaaaatacaaaacaagttCACAACAGGAAATATCAATGCCTGTGTCAAGTAAAGAATTTAATGATCACActaaacaaatgacaaacagacaacagAATGATAAAACCTGTGTATCAGAACAAGTGTTACCATACAATATACAAGGATATAAGGCAGCTGTGTCAGAATTTGTGGTACCCACTGTTGAAAATACTCGTTCTAAATGTAAGGAACGTGAGAAGTTCATGAAAGAATTACAAATAACACATGACAATGTTAGAGATGATTTAGAAACAGTTgttagaaatacaaaaagaaacaatgttTCAAATAAAAGTGGAAGCATAAAACTAAATAAAGGTATGAAtcaaacagaaataaacaaGGGAAGTACTTTTCATCCAACATGTTCAACaagttataaaaatacaaatgataaaatcgcTGACAAAAATGAAGTTGTGAAACCATGTATCATACAGAAATTGAAAGACAAAATGGGTTCAATTGTTGGAGATTTGATGAAGAATAGTTTGAAGAAGAACCAAGCAAAGAAATCATCAATACTCAAGGTACCAGTTTAA